The DNA segment GCTCCCGTCGACCACGAAGATCGACCGGGAAAGGAGCTTCAGCTCCCCGATGAGCACGCCGTAGGCGGAGGCGAACGAGCGGTCCTGGTAGTCCGAGAGGGTCTTCACCCTGTCGATCCCGGCGGCCGCGCACCACCGTTTCTGCGCGAACGGAAGGTCGAGGCTGATCGTCAGGACGACGACGTTCCCCGGAAGATCCGCCGCCTCCCGGTTGAACCGCCGCGTCTCCGTGTCGCACACCGGCGTGTCGAGGGACGGGACGGCGCTTAAGATCTTCACTTTCCCCCGGAAATCCGCAAGCGTAACCGGCGCAAGCCCCGTGTCCACGACCCGGAAGTCGGGGGCCTTGTCCCCGGCCTTGACCTCGGGTCCGAGGAGGGTCATCGGGTTCCCCTTGAACGTGATCACTCCCTTGCGTTCCTGCATGGATTCCTCCTTTTCGTGGCGGCGATCGATGTCGTTCACGCTTTCGACGCCCGCCGGGCGGCAAGGTTTCCTGAAATGCTCCGCCTTCCCGTGCCTCCGGGGGAACCGGTGGGTATAATCCCTCCATGGGCAAAGGATTCGACCGGCCGGCTCTTTCGACGAAACTGAGGCCTCCATCCACCGGCGTCCGCCACATGGCGCGCCCCCGCCTCGCCGAAAGCCTGACGAAATCCGGAAATTTCCGGCTCGCGCTGATTTCCGCCCCGGCGGGGTCCGGGAAGACCACCCTGCTTTCGGACTGGTATCAGGCGCTTCTGGACGGAGCGGGGGGAGCCGCATGGCTCTCCCTGGACGCCCTGGACAACGCACCGCGCCGGTTCTTCGCAAACCTCATCGCATCGATCCAGAAGGTCCAGCCGCATTTCGGCAAGGTGGCGCTCGAGTTCCTGGCGGCGAACCCGGACGTCCTGCTGGAGGACCTGACCGAGAGCCTGGTCCAC comes from the Deltaproteobacteria bacterium genome and includes:
- the tpx gene encoding thiol peroxidase, which encodes MQERKGVITFKGNPMTLLGPEVKAGDKAPDFRVVDTGLAPVTLADFRGKVKILSAVPSLDTPVCDTETRRFNREAADLPGNVVVLTISLDLPFAQKRWCAAAGIDRVKTLSDYQDRSFASAYGVLIGELKLLSRSIFVVDGSDTIRYVQHVKEVTSEPDYAAVLAAAKAARPA